The Pusillibacter faecalis genome has a window encoding:
- a CDS encoding glucosyltransferase domain-containing protein has protein sequence MERVEKSLCWKEARRTALLALCATAAFSFAAHGFLFSNEFFSHDSVSYFTYATGSGSFYIGIGRFVIPLYESIKGDVAAPWLIGILFLAWMSLAALLVVLLLRIHSACGIVLTCGLLCTNTAMTLTGATYVYCMDEYAFALLMAAAAAWLFVRGGWWMLGGLGALVVSLAVYQPYFTVAAILCLLAILRKLAVGEQAAQVFRTGLKYLGLLAAGFLLYYGMWSVVCGAAGVEKRRVEESLLSGGGLGELLGLWQEANVSYVRGLFDSSGVLGPLVPILHALLLMGLCWRLIALLADQEMALSNKLLLTGLVCLLPTALNAVDILMAGSATQLMSYGGELLYLLPVACWELPARRRWTAPWRKGAAVLLCLVLWQHIVYANQVYMKKDLDKNATLVLAARVLDRIELTEGYVPGETPVAFAGRLDDNELLNRGRDEFADLDHTVGLWSDYAATYNLGRYLTDYLNAPLLWDTEKDFSQLEQVQDMPAFPAAGAVAMVDGTVVVKLS, from the coding sequence ATGGAGAGAGTGGAAAAGAGCCTTTGTTGGAAGGAGGCAAGACGGACGGCCCTGTTGGCGCTGTGTGCCACGGCGGCCTTTTCCTTTGCCGCTCATGGCTTTCTATTCTCCAACGAGTTTTTTTCCCACGACTCGGTTTCCTATTTCACCTATGCAACCGGAAGCGGCTCTTTTTATATTGGGATTGGACGCTTTGTGATTCCCCTGTATGAGAGCATCAAGGGGGATGTGGCGGCGCCGTGGCTGATCGGCATCCTGTTTCTTGCGTGGATGTCTCTGGCAGCCCTGCTGGTGGTCCTCCTGCTAAGAATTCACTCCGCCTGTGGGATTGTGCTGACCTGCGGGCTCTTGTGTACGAACACAGCAATGACGCTGACAGGCGCCACTTATGTGTACTGTATGGATGAATACGCCTTTGCCTTGCTGATGGCGGCTGCCGCCGCTTGGCTTTTTGTCCGGGGAGGCTGGTGGATGCTGGGAGGACTAGGTGCGCTGGTCGTCTCACTGGCAGTGTATCAGCCTTATTTCACTGTGGCGGCAATTTTATGCCTGCTGGCAATCCTGAGAAAACTGGCAGTGGGAGAACAGGCTGCCCAGGTGTTCCGGACAGGCCTCAAGTACTTGGGTCTGCTGGCAGCGGGTTTCCTCCTCTACTATGGGATGTGGAGTGTCGTCTGCGGCGCGGCCGGAGTGGAAAAGCGCCGGGTGGAGGAATCCCTGCTCTCCGGCGGCGGGCTGGGGGAACTGTTGGGCCTCTGGCAGGAGGCTAACGTCTCCTATGTGCGGGGCCTTTTTGACAGCAGCGGGGTCCTGGGTCCCCTTGTGCCGATCCTGCATGCATTGTTGTTGATGGGGCTTTGCTGGCGGCTGATCGCGCTGCTGGCGGACCAGGAGATGGCGCTAAGCAATAAACTACTTTTGACGGGCCTTGTCTGCTTGTTGCCCACGGCGCTCAATGCGGTTGACATTCTGATGGCAGGAAGCGCCACGCAGCTCATGAGCTATGGGGGAGAGCTTTTGTACCTGCTTCCGGTGGCCTGTTGGGAGCTTCCGGCGCGCCGGCGGTGGACGGCTCCCTGGCGCAAAGGGGCGGCGGTTTTATTGTGCCTTGTTTTGTGGCAGCATATCGTATACGCCAACCAGGTCTATATGAAGAAAGACCTAGATAAAAACGCCACGCTGGTTCTGGCCGCCCGGGTGCTGGACCGGATTGAGCTGACGGAAGGGTATGTGCCTGGTGAGACGCCGGTGGCCTTTGCCGGCAGGCTGGATGACAACGAACTTTTGAACCGGGGCCGAGACGAGTTCGCGGACCTGGACCACACGGTGGGACTCTGGAGCGACTACGCCGCCACTTACAACTTGGGGCGGTATCTCACTGACTACCTGAACGCCCCGCTGCTGTGGGACACGGAGAAGGACTTCTCCCAGCTGGAACAGGTTCAGGACATGCCGGCATTCCCGGCGGCGGGAGCCGTCGCGATGGTGGATGGGACCGTGGTGGTGAAGCTCTCGTGA
- a CDS encoding GtrA family protein — protein MAKKWIDGTVPRFLLVGVINTLVGCGAMFLLYNLAHWSYWLSSAANYLLGGIVSFFLNKYFTFRKREWSWGQAVRFAVNVAACWLLAYGLAKPLVLQLLAGRSLWLQENAAMLVGMCLYTALNYLGQRFFAFRK, from the coding sequence ATGGCGAAAAAATGGATTGACGGTACGGTGCCCCGGTTTTTGCTGGTGGGCGTCATCAACACGCTGGTTGGCTGCGGGGCCATGTTCCTGCTCTACAACCTGGCTCACTGGTCCTACTGGCTGTCCTCAGCGGCGAATTATCTGCTGGGTGGTATCGTGAGCTTTTTCCTCAACAAGTATTTTACGTTCCGGAAAAGGGAGTGGTCCTGGGGGCAGGCGGTGCGCTTCGCCGTCAATGTGGCGGCGTGCTGGCTGTTGGCCTACGGCCTTGCAAAGCCCCTGGTGCTGCAGCTGCTGGCGGGGCGGAGTCTGTGGCTTCAGGAGAACGCGGCCATGCTGGTGGGCATGTGCCTGTACACGGCATTGAACTATCTGGGCCAGCGTTTTTTCGCCTTTCGGAAGTGA
- a CDS encoding magnesium transporter CorA family protein, protein MVLYQIGPELSLVDHCTEGQVLVLLTSQELSQHPELKCLEGVLQHTPLARDARVCKAEARRDCLCGTIVTPRYTKEGERIAFGYMLTASVVVICDDSGAAHALIKRLGREKRWQENGPGRLFYEFLELLIYRDLHHLEEMEDQLAQMEDRGLSGELDGFNAQVSRLRKEAAAWFRYYDQLDDVACELEENENGFFSTNETRLFHMLEKRLGRLRNEAQLLREYCLQVRELFQAEIDIRQNRIMKILTIVTTIFLPLSLLAGWYGMNFTGMPELTWKYGYPTVIAVSILVVTVCLWIMKKKKFW, encoded by the coding sequence ATGGTACTCTATCAGATCGGTCCAGAGTTGAGCCTGGTGGACCATTGTACAGAGGGACAGGTGCTGGTCCTGCTGACCTCCCAGGAGCTGTCTCAGCATCCAGAACTAAAGTGCCTGGAGGGCGTTCTCCAACACACGCCGTTGGCAAGAGATGCCCGGGTATGCAAGGCAGAGGCGCGGCGGGATTGCCTGTGCGGAACCATTGTGACTCCCAGATATACCAAGGAGGGAGAACGAATCGCGTTCGGTTACATGCTAACGGCCAGCGTGGTTGTGATCTGTGATGATTCAGGGGCGGCCCACGCGCTGATCAAGCGGCTTGGCCGGGAAAAGCGCTGGCAGGAGAATGGGCCCGGCCGGCTGTTTTATGAATTTTTGGAGCTGCTGATCTATCGGGATCTGCACCATTTGGAGGAGATGGAGGATCAGCTGGCCCAGATGGAGGATCGGGGACTCTCAGGCGAATTAGACGGCTTCAATGCTCAGGTGAGTCGGCTGCGCAAGGAAGCGGCTGCCTGGTTTCGCTACTATGACCAGCTGGATGACGTGGCCTGCGAATTGGAGGAAAACGAAAACGGATTTTTCTCCACAAACGAAACCAGGCTTTTTCACATGTTGGAAAAACGCCTTGGCCGGCTGCGCAACGAAGCCCAGCTGCTGAGGGAGTACTGTCTTCAAGTTCGGGAGCTCTTTCAGGCAGAGATTGATATCCGGCAGAATCGAATCATGAAGATTTTAACTATTGTTACCACCATTTTCCTGCCGTTGTCACTGCTGGCAGGATGGTATGGCATGAATTTTACCGGGATGCCGGAGCTGACATGGAAATATGGCTATCCGACGGTAATTGCCGTCAGTATTCTTGTTGTAACAGTATGCCTCTGGATTATGAAAAAGAAAAAATTTTGGTAA
- the gltX gene encoding glutamate--tRNA ligase — MALDHTFFEEMEARIPKGKVRTRFAPSPTGYMHVGNLRTALYTWLIARHAGGTFILRIEDTDQGRLVEGATEVIYRTLAECGLTHDEGPDVGGPVGPYIQSERRNLYGKYAELLVERGAAYYCFCEKAEEDSGDWDRAEDPCRCMSAEEIQANLDAGKPYVIRQKIPHEGTTTFHDVSFGDITVENQTLDDQVLLKRDGLPTYNFANVVDDHLMGITHVVRGSEYLSSAPKYNLLYEAFGWEIPTYVHCSPVMRDQHNKMSKRHGDPSYEDLIAQGYLTPAVLNYVALLGWAPKGERSEQEIFSLAELVDAFDIAGISKSPAIFDLAKLDYFNATYLRALSAGEFAKIAEPYIRQSVKNSAIDIAAVAALLQARCEKLTEIPEKVDFLDALPEYDVSFFTNKKSKTDSAISLNMLREAIPALEGISIWSQEAVHDTLIALAERLGVKNATLMWPVRIAVAGKLVTPGGAVELCHILGRDETLRRLRFGMKKLEG; from the coding sequence ATGGCTCTTGACCACACATTTTTCGAGGAGATGGAGGCCCGGATTCCAAAGGGCAAGGTCCGCACCCGGTTTGCCCCCTCCCCTACCGGCTATATGCATGTAGGAAATCTGCGTACAGCACTTTATACCTGGCTGATCGCCCGGCACGCCGGCGGCACCTTCATCCTTCGCATTGAGGACACCGACCAGGGGCGGCTGGTGGAGGGCGCTACAGAGGTCATCTACCGCACTCTGGCGGAGTGCGGACTGACCCATGACGAGGGGCCCGACGTGGGCGGCCCCGTGGGACCCTATATCCAGTCCGAGCGCCGGAACCTTTATGGAAAGTACGCGGAACTTCTGGTGGAAAGGGGCGCCGCTTACTACTGCTTTTGTGAAAAAGCTGAGGAGGACTCTGGTGACTGGGATCGGGCGGAGGACCCCTGTCGGTGCATGAGCGCTGAAGAGATTCAGGCCAATCTGGACGCTGGCAAGCCCTATGTGATCCGGCAGAAAATCCCTCACGAGGGCACCACCACCTTTCACGACGTATCCTTCGGTGATATCACGGTGGAAAATCAGACCCTGGACGACCAAGTACTCTTGAAACGGGACGGCTTGCCCACCTATAACTTTGCCAATGTGGTGGACGACCACCTGATGGGCATCACCCATGTGGTCCGCGGCAGCGAATACCTCAGCTCCGCCCCCAAGTATAACCTGCTGTACGAGGCCTTCGGCTGGGAGATTCCCACCTATGTCCACTGTTCCCCTGTCATGCGGGACCAGCACAACAAGATGTCCAAGCGCCACGGCGACCCTTCCTATGAGGACTTAATTGCCCAAGGGTATCTGACCCCTGCCGTGTTGAATTACGTAGCTCTGCTGGGCTGGGCTCCCAAGGGCGAGCGGAGCGAGCAGGAAATTTTCTCCTTGGCGGAACTGGTGGACGCCTTTGATATTGCTGGTATTTCCAAGTCCCCAGCCATCTTTGACCTGGCGAAGCTGGACTATTTCAATGCGACGTATCTCCGGGCTCTGAGCGCTGGGGAATTTGCCAAAATCGCAGAGCCCTATATCCGCCAAAGCGTGAAGAATTCCGCCATTGACATTGCGGCGGTTGCGGCACTGCTCCAGGCCCGGTGTGAAAAGCTGACGGAGATTCCGGAAAAAGTGGATTTTCTGGACGCGCTACCCGAATACGACGTGAGCTTTTTCACCAACAAAAAGTCCAAAACCGACAGTGCCATCTCCCTGAACATGCTCAGGGAGGCCATTCCGGCGCTGGAGGGTATTTCCATCTGGAGTCAGGAGGCTGTGCATGACACGCTGATTGCCCTTGCCGAGCGGTTGGGCGTGAAAAATGCAACGCTGATGTGGCCCGTGCGCATTGCCGTGGCCGGCAAGCTTGTCACTCCCGGCGGTGCCGTGGAACTCTGCCATATCCTTGGCAGAGACGAGACTCTGCGCCGACTGCGTTTCGGTATGAAAAAACTGGAGGGCTGA
- a CDS encoding FprA family A-type flavoprotein, which yields MHCIQSITADICYVGASDRRLSLFENVYPIPRGVSYNSYLVLDEKTVLLDTVDKAVGDRFWENVEYGLQGRPLDYVVVNHMEPDHCALLMETLRRWPEVQVVGSAKTVSMISQFFDLDVSGHCVTVKEGDTLQTGRHTFTFLMAPMVHWPEVMVTYDVTEKILFSADAFGTFGALNGNLFADEVQFERDWLDDARRYYTNIVGKYGVQVQSLLKKAAQQEIAMLCPLHGPIWRKDLGWFLDKYEKWSTYTPEERTAAIFCGSVYGHTENAADLLANRLAQQGVQNIALYDVSHTDVSLLVSEAFRCSHLVFAASTYNNGIFTPMENLLLDLKAHNLQNRTVALIENGSWGPQSGKLMGEIVSSMKNMTLLGETVSVKSSVKEAQCEVLKALADALAADIMA from the coding sequence ATGCATTGCATCCAGTCAATCACTGCGGATATCTGCTATGTAGGAGCGTCAGACCGGCGTCTGTCTCTTTTTGAAAATGTATACCCAATTCCGCGGGGAGTTTCTTATAACTCCTATCTGGTATTGGACGAAAAGACGGTGCTGCTGGACACGGTGGACAAGGCTGTTGGAGACCGTTTCTGGGAGAATGTGGAATATGGCCTACAAGGGCGGCCGCTGGACTACGTGGTGGTGAATCACATGGAGCCCGACCACTGTGCTCTGCTGATGGAGACGCTGCGGCGCTGGCCAGAGGTCCAGGTGGTAGGCAGTGCCAAGACAGTCTCCATGATTAGCCAGTTCTTTGATTTGGACGTGTCTGGGCACTGCGTGACGGTGAAAGAGGGAGACACCCTGCAGACCGGCCGCCACACCTTTACATTTTTGATGGCACCCATGGTCCACTGGCCGGAGGTGATGGTGACATATGATGTCACGGAGAAGATTTTGTTTTCTGCGGATGCATTTGGCACCTTTGGCGCGCTAAACGGCAACCTTTTCGCGGATGAGGTGCAGTTTGAGCGGGATTGGCTGGACGATGCCCGCCGGTATTATACCAACATCGTTGGAAAATACGGAGTACAGGTGCAGAGCTTGCTGAAAAAAGCCGCACAGCAGGAGATCGCTATGCTCTGCCCGCTTCACGGCCCAATTTGGCGGAAAGATTTGGGATGGTTTCTGGACAAGTATGAGAAATGGAGCACCTATACGCCGGAGGAACGGACAGCGGCTATCTTCTGCGGTTCGGTCTACGGCCACACGGAAAATGCTGCGGATCTGTTGGCAAATCGCTTGGCGCAGCAGGGGGTGCAAAATATCGCACTGTACGATGTATCCCACACAGATGTCTCCCTGCTGGTCAGCGAGGCCTTCCGGTGCAGTCACTTGGTTTTTGCAGCGTCTACCTATAATAATGGCATTTTCACACCTATGGAAAATCTGCTGCTAGATCTGAAGGCGCACAATCTGCAAAACCGCACCGTGGCCCTGATTGAAAACGGCTCCTGGGGACCGCAGTCCGGAAAGCTGATGGGCGAAATTGTTTCCTCCATGAAAAACATGACGCTGCTGGGAGAGACCGTCAGCGTCAAATCCTCTGTGAAGGAGGCGCAGTGCGAGGTGTTGAAAGCTCTAGCCGACGCGCTGGCGGCTGATATCATGGCCTGA
- a CDS encoding glycosyltransferase family 2 protein, giving the protein MMVSIIVPCYNEEEALPYFMREIRRTEAELSAAYGCTFELLFVDDGSKDRTLEVLRSFAGDGVRYLSFSRNFGKEAAMYAGLQHARGEYVAIMDADLQHPPAMLKEMYEGLQSEEYDCVAARRESRKGEPPVRSFFARCFYRLINRISDTEIVDGACDFRMMKRRMVDAILSMGEYNRFSKGIFGWVGFRTKWLPYENVERVAGETKWSFWKLLLYSLQGIVGFSTVPLALASVLGLVLCVVSFLMVLYIIIKTLLFGDPVGGWPSLACMVMFMGGIQLFCMGILGQYLAKTYLETKHRPIYILAETDEERSHGEKMD; this is encoded by the coding sequence ATGATGGTCTCCATTATCGTACCATGTTATAATGAGGAGGAGGCGCTGCCCTACTTCATGCGGGAGATCCGCAGAACAGAGGCAGAGCTCTCCGCGGCCTATGGCTGTACTTTTGAGCTGCTGTTTGTAGACGACGGCTCAAAGGATCGTACGCTGGAGGTGCTGCGGAGCTTTGCCGGGGACGGGGTGCGCTATCTCTCCTTTTCCAGAAATTTTGGAAAGGAGGCGGCCATGTACGCCGGCTTGCAGCATGCGCGGGGGGAGTATGTAGCCATCATGGACGCGGATTTACAACACCCGCCGGCCATGCTCAAAGAGATGTATGAGGGATTGCAGTCGGAGGAATATGACTGCGTGGCCGCCCGGCGGGAGAGCCGGAAGGGCGAGCCGCCAGTGCGCAGCTTTTTCGCCCGGTGCTTTTACCGGCTGATCAACCGGATTTCCGATACGGAGATTGTGGATGGAGCCTGTGATTTCCGCATGATGAAGCGGCGGATGGTGGACGCGATTTTGTCCATGGGGGAGTACAACCGCTTTTCCAAGGGGATTTTCGGCTGGGTGGGATTTCGCACCAAGTGGCTGCCCTATGAGAATGTGGAGCGGGTGGCCGGCGAGACCAAGTGGTCCTTCTGGAAGTTACTGCTCTACTCCCTCCAGGGAATTGTGGGCTTTTCCACCGTGCCACTGGCGCTGGCTTCCGTGCTGGGGCTGGTGTTGTGTGTCGTTTCCTTTTTGATGGTGCTCTATATCATCATCAAGACGCTGCTCTTTGGCGACCCTGTGGGCGGGTGGCCGTCTCTTGCCTGCATGGTGATGTTTATGGGCGGCATCCAGCTTTTCTGTATGGGAATTTTAGGCCAGTATCTGGCAAAGACTTATCTGGAGACGAAGCACCGCCCGATCTATATTTTGGCGGAGACGGACGAGGAGAGGAGCCATGGCGAAAAAATGGATTGA
- a CDS encoding V-type ATP synthase subunit D, translated as MADITVIPTRMELTRLKGKLKTAQRGHKLLKDKRDELMKQFLETVREVRALREEVEEELMTVHKSFTVASALMSSEALEQALLYPKQSVELTQTTQNIMSVNVPVYHFQTQTRSDSDIYPYGFAATSGELDTAVEALGHVFRKMLKLAEIEKSAQLMAEEIEKTRRRVNALEYVMIPNTQEAIRYINMKLDENDRATTIRLMKVKDMLLKEAIEERQEADARAIRAFGTAEEAPGEV; from the coding sequence ATGGCCGATATCACCGTCATCCCCACCCGTATGGAGCTGACCCGGCTGAAGGGAAAGCTGAAAACCGCCCAGCGGGGCCACAAGCTGCTTAAGGATAAACGGGATGAATTGATGAAGCAGTTCCTTGAGACCGTCCGGGAGGTTCGAGCGCTCCGGGAAGAGGTGGAGGAGGAGCTGATGACAGTTCACAAATCCTTTACCGTTGCCTCTGCGCTTATGAGCTCTGAGGCTTTGGAGCAAGCGCTGCTCTATCCGAAGCAAAGCGTGGAGCTGACCCAGACCACGCAGAATATCATGTCTGTCAATGTGCCAGTGTACCACTTTCAGACACAGACCCGTTCGGATTCCGATATCTATCCCTATGGCTTTGCAGCTACCTCCGGTGAGCTGGACACTGCTGTGGAGGCATTGGGACATGTATTCCGGAAGATGCTGAAGCTGGCGGAGATTGAGAAGTCCGCACAGCTGATGGCGGAAGAGATTGAGAAAACACGCCGGCGGGTCAACGCATTGGAATACGTGATGATCCCCAATACCCAGGAGGCAATCCGGTATATCAATATGAAGCTGGATGAAAACGACCGGGCTACGACGATTCGCCTGATGAAGGTCAAGGATATGCTTTTGAAGGAAGCGATCGAGGAACGGCAGGAGGCGGATGCCAGAGCGATCCGTGCCTTTGGAACTGCTGAGGAAGCACCCGGAGAGGTATAG
- the asnA gene encoding aspartate--ammonia ligase, with protein sequence MSKLTIPAGYKMPLTNNELQRAIELIHADFQHNLTVRLNLHRVSAPLFVDGATGLNDDLNGVERPVTFDIPDVGTDGQVVHSLAKWKRLALKRYEFKLGTGLYTDMNAIRRDEVVDNLHSIYVDQWDWEKHIDPQNRNVLYLKDTVREIVGCICDTATALRNAFPVLTFRPDRDVYFITTQELEDRFPNLTPNERELEICRLHHTVFLMQIGKTLKSGSKHDGRAPDYDDWDLNGDILMWNPVLGRNFEVSSMGIRVDAAALDRQLEESGCNQRRNLPFHQMLLHGELPQSIGGGIGQSRLCMLLLGTCHIGEVQVSLWDQETLRACEKAGITLL encoded by the coding sequence ATGAGCAAACTGACCATTCCCGCCGGCTATAAGATGCCCTTGACCAACAATGAGCTCCAGCGCGCTATTGAGCTGATTCACGCCGACTTTCAGCATAACCTGACGGTGCGGCTGAATCTGCACCGGGTCTCCGCCCCTCTGTTTGTAGATGGCGCCACCGGCCTCAATGATGACCTGAACGGTGTGGAGCGCCCGGTCACATTTGACATCCCTGACGTGGGAACCGATGGTCAGGTAGTCCACTCTCTGGCCAAGTGGAAGCGGCTGGCCCTCAAGCGCTATGAGTTCAAGCTGGGCACGGGTCTCTATACTGATATGAACGCCATCCGCCGGGATGAGGTCGTGGACAACCTCCACTCCATTTATGTGGACCAGTGGGACTGGGAAAAGCACATTGACCCCCAGAACCGGAACGTCCTCTACCTCAAGGATACCGTCCGGGAAATTGTGGGCTGTATCTGTGACACCGCCACCGCCCTGCGTAACGCCTTCCCCGTCCTGACCTTCCGCCCGGACCGGGATGTGTACTTCATTACCACACAGGAGCTGGAGGACCGTTTTCCCAACCTGACTCCCAATGAGCGGGAGTTGGAAATTTGCCGGTTGCATCACACGGTGTTCCTGATGCAGATCGGCAAAACGCTGAAATCCGGCTCCAAGCACGATGGCCGTGCACCTGACTATGACGACTGGGATCTCAACGGCGACATCCTCATGTGGAACCCGGTTCTAGGGCGGAATTTTGAGGTCTCCTCCATGGGTATCCGGGTGGATGCCGCAGCTCTGGACCGCCAGCTGGAAGAGTCCGGCTGCAACCAGCGCAGGAATCTCCCCTTCCATCAGATGCTTTTGCATGGAGAACTGCCCCAGTCCATCGGCGGCGGCATCGGTCAGTCCCGTCTGTGCATGCTGCTGCTTGGTACGTGTCATATCGGCGAGGTACAGGTCAGCTTGTGGGACCAAGAGACTCTGCGCGCCTGTGAAAAAGCCGGCATCACATTGCTGTAA
- the trpS gene encoding tryptophan--tRNA ligase, producing MEDQKKRILSGIQPSGDLTLGSYLGAIRNWAALADEYDCYYMLADMHTITVRQVPADLRRHTLTQVAAYIASGLDPERNVLFVQSHVPAHAQLGWVLDCYTMFGELSRMTQFKDKSAKNADNINAGLFTYPALMAADILLYQADLVPVGGDQKQHVEICRDIANRFNGIYGEVFKIPEPYIPKVGARIMSLTSPENKMSKSDKDQNGCVYMLEKPEDIMRKFKKAVTDSEAVVRYDPAAKPGVSNLMQIYSVASGRDFAEIEREFDGQGYGAFKTAVGEAVVELLRPIREETERLLADRVYLEQVYRGGAEKAARVADRTVAKVYKKVGFLAR from the coding sequence ATGGAAGATCAGAAGAAGCGGATTTTAAGCGGCATTCAGCCCTCCGGCGATCTCACGCTGGGGTCCTATCTGGGGGCTATCCGCAACTGGGCGGCGCTGGCCGACGAATATGACTGCTATTACATGCTGGCGGATATGCACACCATCACGGTGCGTCAGGTGCCGGCGGACCTGCGCCGTCACACATTGACTCAGGTTGCGGCCTATATCGCAAGCGGTCTGGACCCGGAGCGCAACGTCCTCTTTGTCCAGTCCCATGTGCCGGCCCACGCCCAGCTTGGCTGGGTGCTGGACTGCTACACCATGTTCGGGGAACTCTCCCGCATGACACAGTTCAAGGACAAGTCCGCCAAAAACGCGGACAACATCAACGCCGGCCTTTTCACCTATCCGGCTCTGATGGCAGCGGACATCCTGCTCTACCAGGCGGACTTGGTGCCGGTGGGCGGAGACCAGAAGCAGCACGTGGAGATCTGCCGGGATATCGCCAACCGCTTCAACGGTATCTATGGCGAGGTCTTCAAGATTCCGGAGCCGTATATTCCCAAGGTGGGGGCCAGGATCATGAGTCTGACCTCTCCGGAAAACAAGATGTCCAAGTCCGATAAGGACCAAAACGGCTGTGTATATATGCTAGAAAAACCGGAGGACATCATGCGCAAGTTCAAAAAGGCCGTCACGGACTCTGAAGCCGTCGTGCGCTATGACCCGGCCGCGAAGCCCGGCGTGTCCAATCTGATGCAGATTTACTCTGTGGCCTCCGGCCGAGATTTCGCGGAGATTGAGCGGGAGTTTGATGGTCAGGGATACGGGGCCTTTAAGACTGCCGTAGGCGAGGCGGTTGTGGAGCTGCTGCGGCCCATTCGGGAAGAGACGGAGCGCCTGCTGGCAGACCGGGTGTACCTGGAGCAGGTATACCGTGGTGGTGCGGAAAAGGCCGCCAGAGTGGCAGACCGGACCGTTGCCAAGGTCTACAAAAAAGTGGGCTTTTTGGCCCGCTGA
- a CDS encoding V-type ATP synthase subunit B, whose product MIREYRTVEEIVSPLMMVRMVENVTYDELVEVELQDGSIRRGQVLEVNGDTAVVQLFESAAGINLADAKVRFLGHPLQLGVSADMLGRVFNGMGRPIDGGPDILPEEYRDINGLPMNPAARDYPNEFIQTGVSTIDGLNTLVRGQKLPIFSGSGLPHANLAAQIARQARVIGDDTSNFAVVFAAIGITFEESEFFVSEFKRTGAIDRTVMFSNLANDPAVERIATPRMALTAAEYLAFEKDMHVLVIMTDITNYAEALREVSAAKKEVPGRRGFPGYLYTNLATIYERAGRQLGKKGSITLIPILTMPEDDKTHPIPDLTGYITEGQIILSRALYRQGIHPPVDVLPSLSRLKDKGIGEGKTREDHANTMNQLFAAYSTGKDNKELMSILGEAALTPTDLLYAKFADEFEKRYVNQGYEENRSIEETLDLGWELLSILPKSELKRIKPEYIEKYWPKKDAEA is encoded by the coding sequence ATGATCCGAGAATACAGAACCGTGGAGGAGATTGTCAGCCCTCTGATGATGGTCCGCATGGTGGAGAACGTCACCTATGACGAGCTGGTAGAGGTGGAGCTGCAGGACGGCTCCATCCGCCGCGGCCAGGTGCTGGAGGTCAACGGAGATACCGCTGTGGTCCAGCTCTTTGAATCCGCAGCCGGCATCAACCTGGCGGATGCCAAGGTCCGCTTCCTGGGACACCCCCTGCAGCTGGGTGTGTCCGCCGACATGCTGGGGCGGGTATTCAACGGCATGGGTCGGCCCATTGACGGCGGCCCCGACATCCTGCCTGAGGAGTACCGGGACATCAACGGACTGCCTATGAACCCGGCGGCCCGGGACTATCCCAACGAGTTCATCCAGACTGGCGTCAGCACCATTGACGGATTGAACACCCTGGTGCGCGGACAGAAGCTGCCTATCTTCTCCGGCTCCGGCCTGCCCCATGCAAACCTGGCGGCTCAGATTGCCCGCCAGGCGCGGGTAATCGGGGACGATACTTCCAATTTCGCCGTGGTGTTCGCCGCCATCGGCATTACCTTTGAGGAGTCGGAGTTTTTTGTCAGCGAGTTCAAGCGCACCGGAGCCATCGACCGGACGGTGATGTTCTCCAACTTGGCCAACGACCCCGCTGTGGAGCGGATTGCCACGCCCCGCATGGCCTTGACCGCCGCAGAGTATCTGGCGTTTGAGAAGGATATGCATGTCCTGGTCATCATGACGGATATCACCAACTACGCTGAGGCCCTGCGGGAGGTTTCTGCCGCCAAGAAGGAGGTTCCGGGACGCCGCGGCTTCCCAGGCTACCTCTATACCAATCTGGCCACGATCTATGAGCGTGCCGGCCGGCAGTTGGGAAAGAAGGGCTCCATCACCCTGATCCCCATTCTGACCATGCCGGAGGACGATAAAACCCACCCCATCCCTGACCTGACAGGCTATATCACCGAGGGACAGATCATCCTCTCCCGCGCGCTCTACCGCCAGGGCATCCACCCGCCGGTGGATGTGCTGCCCAGCCTCTCCCGCCTCAAGGACAAGGGCATTGGAGAGGGCAAAACCCGAGAGGACCATGCCAACACCATGAACCAGCTTTTCGCCGCCTACTCCACCGGTAAGGATAACAAGGAGCTCATGAGCATCCTGGGCGAGGCCGCTCTGACGCCCACAGACTTGCTGTACGCCAAATTTGCCGACGAGTTTGAAAAGCGCTACGTCAACCAGGGCTATGAGGAGAACCGCTCCATTGAGGAGACGTTGGACCTGGGCTGGGAGCTTCTCAGCATCCTACCCAAGAGTGAGCTCAAGCGGATCAAGCCCGAGTATATTGAGAAGTACTGGCCCAAGAAGGACGCGGAGGCATGA